From Bradysia coprophila strain Holo2 chromosome IV unlocalized genomic scaffold, BU_Bcop_v1 contig_5, whole genome shotgun sequence, one genomic window encodes:
- the LOC119071876 gene encoding protein hu-li tai shao isoform X3, translating to MTEVEQIQTNGIDTADDENKSRPADIEADMREMERRKRVEEMLQSRLFREELERIVDSHGREGASGLLQQLSDMVGVPAARVGSVFKSSNCVLPINDIRGVEAMGYAKGEKILRCKMAATFRLLDLYGWTQCLGAQVTARLNEDQELFLVNPSGILSHEVTASSLNKVDMQGNVVQHGTTNFGINTRHYMLHSAVHAARPDIRCAIYVGCNSVVAVSSLKAGLLPLTHDAAVLGEVASHRYTGALQEPEEREKLIHSLGPLSKVLLLTNHGALCCGETVEEAFYAAYHIVQACETQLKMLPVGLDNLNLIPEEARKIIYDASRKAPEGYETKANQITDNNKDNSVRTQSNKWRVGGAEFEALMRMLDNAGFRTGYIYRNPLVKSELPKPRNDVEVPPAVSSLGYLLEEEELYRQGIWKKSLLGKGGDRSRWLNSPNVYQKVEVLETGTQDPKKITKWVADGSPTHSTAVRIENPLQFVPAGTNPKEFKKLQQLIKDNRRADKISAGPQSHILEGVTWDEASRIKDANVSGASDHVVLMGAASKGIIQRGYQHNATVYKAPYAKNPFDSVTDDELNDYKKTIERKRHGDYTDTDFSESEGLSSLQISAPAKLGIRQTEQSEHQVHRIETKQAPKPSQPEVVLSDANTDFISMERVHSGKPPTGRGEHVQNGDHSDAHVSTFSHSSKEDVSTEGSPKKDKKKKKGLRTPSFLKKKKEKKKVEA from the exons ATGACTGAAGTTGAGCAAATACAAACAAACGGTATTGACACTGCCGACGATGAAAACAAATCCCGACCAGCTGACATAGAAGCG GACATGCGCGAAATGGAGCGACGTAAACGTGTCGAAGAAATGCTACAATCGCGACTATTCCGTGAAGAATTAGAACGGATTGTCGATAGTCATGGCCGTGAAGGAGCATCCGGATTACTTCAACAATTGTCTGACATGGTTGGCGTACCAGCCGCACGCGTTGGTAGTGTATTCAAAAGCTCAAATTGTGTCTTGCCAATCAATGACATTCGTGGCGTTGAAGCAATGGGATACGCTAAGGGAGAGAAAATTCTACGATGCAAAATGGCAGCTACATTTCGATTGCTAGATTTATACGGTTGGACGCAGTGTTTGGGCGCTCAAGTGACAGCCCGTTTGAATGAAGATCAAGAATTGTTTTTGGTCAATCCGTCGGGCATATTGTCACATGAAGTGACAGCGTCTTCCTTAAATAAGGTTGATATGCAGGGTAATGTTGTTCAGCATGGAACAACCAACTTTGGCATCAACACTCGTC ATTACATGTTACATTCGGCTGTCCATGCAGCACGTCCTGATATTCGTTGTGCTATTTATGTCGGATGTAATTCCGTCGTTGCTGTATCTTCACTCAAAGCCGGTCTATTGCCGTTAACTCATGATGCAGCTGTTCTCGGTGAGGTTGCTTCACATCGATACACTGGCG cACTCCAAGAGCCAGAAGAACGTGAAAAACTGATTCACAGTTTGGGACCACTGTCTAAAGTACTTTTGCTTACGAATCACGGAGCTTTATGCTGCGGTGAAACCGTTGAGGAAGCATTTTATGCAGCTTATCACATCGTTCAG GCCTGTGAAACTCAACTAAAAATGCTCCCAGTTGGTTTGGACAACCTCAATTTAATTCCGGAAGAAGCACGAAAAATCATCTACGACGCATCACGAAAAGCACCAGAAGGCTATGAAACGAAAGCCAATCAAATTACTGACAATAACAAGGATAATAGTGTGCGCACGCAG TCAAACAAATGGCGTGTCGGTGGCGCTGAATTCGAAGCGCTCATGCGTATGTTGGACAATGCTGGCTTCCGAACTGGTTACATCTATCGTAATCCTCTTGTTAAATCTGAATTACCGAAACCGCGTAACGATGTGGAAGTGCCACCAGCTGTATCGTCACTGGGCTACTTGTTAGAAGAGGAAGAATTGTATCGACAGGG CATATGGAAGAAATCATTATTGGGTAAAGGTGGCGATCGTTCCAGATGGTTAAACTCACCGAACGTCTACCAGAAAGTCGAAGTACTCGAAACTGGCACCCAAGATCCAAAGAAGATCACAAAG TGGGTCGCCGATGGTTCACCGACACATTCAACCGCTGTGCGTATCGAAAATCCACTACAATTTGTGCCTGCCGGAACCAATCCCAAGGAGTTTAAAAAATTGCAACAACTT ATCAAAGACAACCGACGTGCTGATAAAATATCAGCTGGGCCACAATCACACATTCTCGAAGGTGTTACATGGGACGAGGCAAGTCGCATCAAAGATGCCAATGTATCCGGTGCCAGTGATCATGTTGTCCTGATGGGGGCTGCATCGAAAGGTATCATTCAACGTGGCTATCAACACAACGCAACCGTCTACAAAGCACCATATGCAAAGAATCCATTTGATTCGGTGACTGATGATGAATTAAACGACTACAAAAAGACGATCGAAAGAAAACGACATGGAGACT ATACCGACACAGATTTTTCAGAATCCGAAGGATTGAGTTCGCTGCAAATTTCAGCACCAGCTAAGCTAGGAATTAGACAGACAGAACAATCTG aaCACCAAGTTCACCGAATAGAAACCAAACAAGCGCCTAAGCCCAGCCAACCCGAAGTTGTTCTTAGTGATG CCAATACCGATTTTATCAGCATGGAAAGAGTGCATTCAGGCAAGCCACCAACTGGTAGag
- the LOC119071876 gene encoding uncharacterized protein LOC119071876 isoform X1: MTEVEQIQTNGIDTADDENKSRPADIEADMREMERRKRVEEMLQSRLFREELERIVDSHGREGASGLLQQLSDMVGVPAARVGSVFKSSNCVLPINDIRGVEAMGYAKGEKILRCKMAATFRLLDLYGWTQCLGAQVTARLNEDQELFLVNPSGILSHEVTASSLNKVDMQGNVVQHGTTNFGINTRHYMLHSAVHAARPDIRCAIYVGCNSVVAVSSLKAGLLPLTHDAAVLGEVASHRYTGALQEPEEREKLIHSLGPLSKVLLLTNHGALCCGETVEEAFYAAYHIVQACETQLKMLPVGLDNLNLIPEEARKIIYDASRKAPEGYETKANQITDNNKDNSVRTQSNKWRVGGAEFEALMRMLDNAGFRTGYIYRNPLVKSELPKPRNDVEVPPAVSSLGYLLEEEELYRQGIWKKSLLGKGGDRSRWLNSPNVYQKVEVLETGTQDPKKITKWVADGSPTHSTAVRIENPLQFVPAGTNPKEFKKLQQLIKDNRRADKISAGPQSHILEGVTWDEASRIKDANVSGASDHVVLMGAASKGIIQRGYQHNATVYKAPYAKNPFDSVTDDELNDYKKTIERKRHGDYTDTDFSESEGLSSLQISAPAKLGIRQTEQSEHQVHRIETKQAPKPSQPEVVLSDANTDFISMERVHSGKPPTGRALLTRSVSDQEIESNSSQYSHPLHNRTDDQEYIQVNKIDYFRLLCKAYLNTTKNSLQRFCHNEDTYTNLNETANTADYFYELLQSSSNDSEDLYQEIDSKFIRDQIYNYARRQTTSESNYVLDDLQQSKSKSWSHTIQLPTHEVFRTSSHFGFLSPKDIRKPVDYHLPSYKSYYQPLSREMSIEELFSSNKYVALSEDGIRIIFKKKIASFKDFKQSMQKKMKFSTLVEGQEMNAENPFKKFFAEGCNDIGYAVPLDYPAGYRSCPDLPARMLGNAEYIVDNENTDTDGCAKEMFPPPTHSEYSDYGTQSENERLFQRDAQRHVSTLLDQRLHTLKRCHSERKVSHCNITLNINKSKPNTQYQRDNQVNDLPSQDVCNNVLEDVTNKPRLSTSLPLEREKKLLSRSVRNERKKEFTELWMSHLSARKAQTENDDLSNDRASPYADMEFDPMEEEIISKIDDYQLDKDDESIFTKIKTVIIERSINKKKINSNDELNNLDKSSSYLTSTPKSCRSLQFGDMSRPSSTDTSNSLPSNNTFLTEGASLEHTEIKSPQHPSKAKLVSAITIRVNRANPSQSVPNLGRKGKRNFIAENIRNASLRKGTPRINRKWTTTANRSQSAPRLHIDDLRSQRHHAIFDARPFASEIELGVATSSTSNESSDGESVAVDLEKVLQNIVDSASNVKESEKMVELSESVTELKNVVDRCGGEMDCMFLEKMEKEIDEIFNLHNDMYNDNAEHKEKFEKKIVEDTERLKQLDLDLSGTE, from the exons ATGACTGAAGTTGAGCAAATACAAACAAACGGTATTGACACTGCCGACGATGAAAACAAATCCCGACCAGCTGACATAGAAGCG GACATGCGCGAAATGGAGCGACGTAAACGTGTCGAAGAAATGCTACAATCGCGACTATTCCGTGAAGAATTAGAACGGATTGTCGATAGTCATGGCCGTGAAGGAGCATCCGGATTACTTCAACAATTGTCTGACATGGTTGGCGTACCAGCCGCACGCGTTGGTAGTGTATTCAAAAGCTCAAATTGTGTCTTGCCAATCAATGACATTCGTGGCGTTGAAGCAATGGGATACGCTAAGGGAGAGAAAATTCTACGATGCAAAATGGCAGCTACATTTCGATTGCTAGATTTATACGGTTGGACGCAGTGTTTGGGCGCTCAAGTGACAGCCCGTTTGAATGAAGATCAAGAATTGTTTTTGGTCAATCCGTCGGGCATATTGTCACATGAAGTGACAGCGTCTTCCTTAAATAAGGTTGATATGCAGGGTAATGTTGTTCAGCATGGAACAACCAACTTTGGCATCAACACTCGTC ATTACATGTTACATTCGGCTGTCCATGCAGCACGTCCTGATATTCGTTGTGCTATTTATGTCGGATGTAATTCCGTCGTTGCTGTATCTTCACTCAAAGCCGGTCTATTGCCGTTAACTCATGATGCAGCTGTTCTCGGTGAGGTTGCTTCACATCGATACACTGGCG cACTCCAAGAGCCAGAAGAACGTGAAAAACTGATTCACAGTTTGGGACCACTGTCTAAAGTACTTTTGCTTACGAATCACGGAGCTTTATGCTGCGGTGAAACCGTTGAGGAAGCATTTTATGCAGCTTATCACATCGTTCAG GCCTGTGAAACTCAACTAAAAATGCTCCCAGTTGGTTTGGACAACCTCAATTTAATTCCGGAAGAAGCACGAAAAATCATCTACGACGCATCACGAAAAGCACCAGAAGGCTATGAAACGAAAGCCAATCAAATTACTGACAATAACAAGGATAATAGTGTGCGCACGCAG TCAAACAAATGGCGTGTCGGTGGCGCTGAATTCGAAGCGCTCATGCGTATGTTGGACAATGCTGGCTTCCGAACTGGTTACATCTATCGTAATCCTCTTGTTAAATCTGAATTACCGAAACCGCGTAACGATGTGGAAGTGCCACCAGCTGTATCGTCACTGGGCTACTTGTTAGAAGAGGAAGAATTGTATCGACAGGG CATATGGAAGAAATCATTATTGGGTAAAGGTGGCGATCGTTCCAGATGGTTAAACTCACCGAACGTCTACCAGAAAGTCGAAGTACTCGAAACTGGCACCCAAGATCCAAAGAAGATCACAAAG TGGGTCGCCGATGGTTCACCGACACATTCAACCGCTGTGCGTATCGAAAATCCACTACAATTTGTGCCTGCCGGAACCAATCCCAAGGAGTTTAAAAAATTGCAACAACTT ATCAAAGACAACCGACGTGCTGATAAAATATCAGCTGGGCCACAATCACACATTCTCGAAGGTGTTACATGGGACGAGGCAAGTCGCATCAAAGATGCCAATGTATCCGGTGCCAGTGATCATGTTGTCCTGATGGGGGCTGCATCGAAAGGTATCATTCAACGTGGCTATCAACACAACGCAACCGTCTACAAAGCACCATATGCAAAGAATCCATTTGATTCGGTGACTGATGATGAATTAAACGACTACAAAAAGACGATCGAAAGAAAACGACATGGAGACT ATACCGACACAGATTTTTCAGAATCCGAAGGATTGAGTTCGCTGCAAATTTCAGCACCAGCTAAGCTAGGAATTAGACAGACAGAACAATCTG aaCACCAAGTTCACCGAATAGAAACCAAACAAGCGCCTAAGCCCAGCCAACCCGAAGTTGTTCTTAGTGATG CCAATACCGATTTTATCAGCATGGAAAGAGTGCATTCAGGCAAGCCACCAACTGGTAGag CTTTATTAACCCGATCGGTGTCCGATCAAGAAATTGAAAGCAATTCATCCCAATACTCCCATCCATTGCACAATCGAACTGATGATCAAGAATACATTCAAGTCAATAAGATCGACTATTTCCGTTTGTTATGCAAAGCCTATCTAAATACTACGAAGAATTCACTTCAACGTTTCTGTCACAACGAAGACACTTATACGAACCTGAATGAAACAGCAAACACTGCAGACTACTTCTACGAGCTACTGCAGTCGTCCAGCAATGATTCCGAAGATTTGTATCAAGAAATTGACTCGAAATTCATTCGCGATCAAATTTATAATTACGCAAGAAGACAAACCACCAGTGAGAGTAATTATGTGCTGGACGATTTACAACAATCGAAATCGAAAAGTTGGTCGCACACCATTCAATTGCCAACACACGAAGTATTCCGCACCTCATCCCATTTCGGTTTCTTGAGTCCGAAAGACATCAGAAAACCGGTCGACTATCATCTGCCGTCGTACAAAAGTTATTACCAACCGTTGTCGCGTGAGATGTCGATTGAGGAATTATTCTCCAGTAACAAATACGTTGCCCTGTCCGAAGATGGCattcgaataattttcaagaaaaagaTCGCATCGTTCAAAGACTTCAAGCAATCCAtgcagaagaaaatgaaattttcgacGTTAGTCGAAGGTCAAGAAATGAATGCAGAAAATCCATTCAAAAAGTTCTTTGCTGAAGGATGTAATGATATCGGCTACGCCGTTCCACTAGATTATCCAGCTGGTTATCGTAGCTGTCCTGATTTACCAGCTCGTATGTTGGGTAACGCTGAGTACATAGTCGACAATGAGAACACTGATACTGATGGCTGTGCCAAAGAAATGTTCCCACCACCGACTCATTCAGAATATTCCGACTACGGAACCCAGAGTGAAAACGAGCGACTATTTCAAAGAGACGCCCAGCGTCATGTTTCAACTTTGCTCGATCAGCGATTGCACACATTGAAGCGCTGCCACTCTGAACGGAAAGTCAGTCATTGCAATATTACGCTCAATATTAATAAGAGCAAGCCAAATACTCAGTATCAACGTGACAATCAAGTTAACGATTTACCCTCGCAAGATGTATGTAACAACGTCCTGGAAGATGTAACCAATAAACCCAGACTATCGACGAGTCTACCCTTGGAACGAGAAAAGAAACTACTGTCAAGAAGCGTCCGAAATGAACGGAAGAAAGAATTCACCGAGCTGTGGATGAGTCATTTAAGCGCGCGCAAAGCACAAACTGAAAATGACGATCTAAGTAATGATCGAGCATCGCCATACGCGGACATGGAATTCGACCCGATGGAAGAGgaaattatatcgaaaattgATGATTATCAGTTGGACAAAGACGATGAGtcaatttttacgaaaatcaaaaccgTAATCATCGAACGCAGcatcaacaaaaagaaaattaattcgaaTGACGAATTGAACAATCTCGATAAGTCGTCCAGCTATTTGACTTCGACGCCCAAATCTTGTAGAAGCCTTCAATTCGGAGATATGTCACGTCCTAGTTCTACCGATACCTCAAATTCTCTACCCTCAAACAATACATTTTTAACGGAAGGTGCATCTCTTGAACACACTGAAATTAAGTCGCCACAACATCCATCAAAAGCAAAACTGGTTTCTGCGATAACGATTCGTGTAAACCGAGCCAATCCTAGCCAATCGGTACCGAATCTTGGTCGCAAAGGGAAACGGAATTTCATCgcagaaaatattcgaaacgCGTCACTACGGAAAGGAACGCCCAGAATTAACAGAAAATGGACTACAACCGCCAACCGGTCACAGTCTGCACCGAGACTTCATATCGATGATTTGCGTTCGCAACGCCACCATGCCATTTTCGATGCGCGTCCATTTGCCAGCGAAATTGAACTTGGAGTCGCTACTTCGTCCACATCAAACGAATCTAGCGACGGTGAATCGGTTGCTGTTGATTTGGAAAAAGTCCTGCAAAATATTGTCGATTCGGCATCGAATGTGAAGGAAAGCGAGAAAATGGTCGAACTGAGCGAAAG
- the LOC119071876 gene encoding uncharacterized protein LOC119071876 isoform X2 produces MTEVEQIQTNGIDTADDENKSRPADIEADMREMERRKRVEEMLQSRLFREELERIVDSHGREGASGLLQQLSDMVGVPAARVGSVFKSSNCVLPINDIRGVEAMGYAKGEKILRCKMAATFRLLDLYGWTQCLGAQVTARLNEDQELFLVNPSGILSHEVTASSLNKVDMQGNVVQHGTTNFGINTRHYMLHSAVHAARPDIRCAIYVGCNSVVAVSSLKAGLLPLTHDAAVLGEVASHRYTGALQEPEEREKLIHSLGPLSKVLLLTNHGALCCGETVEEAFYAAYHIVQACETQLKMLPVGLDNLNLIPEEARKIIYDASRKAPEGYETKANQITDNNKDNSVRTQSNKWRVGGAEFEALMRMLDNAGFRTGYIYRNPLVKSELPKPRNDVEVPPAVSSLGYLLEEEELYRQGIWKKSLLGKGGDRSRWLNSPNVYQKVEVLETGTQDPKKITKIKDNRRADKISAGPQSHILEGVTWDEASRIKDANVSGASDHVVLMGAASKGIIQRGYQHNATVYKAPYAKNPFDSVTDDELNDYKKTIERKRHGDYTDTDFSESEGLSSLQISAPAKLGIRQTEQSEHQVHRIETKQAPKPSQPEVVLSDANTDFISMERVHSGKPPTGRALLTRSVSDQEIESNSSQYSHPLHNRTDDQEYIQVNKIDYFRLLCKAYLNTTKNSLQRFCHNEDTYTNLNETANTADYFYELLQSSSNDSEDLYQEIDSKFIRDQIYNYARRQTTSESNYVLDDLQQSKSKSWSHTIQLPTHEVFRTSSHFGFLSPKDIRKPVDYHLPSYKSYYQPLSREMSIEELFSSNKYVALSEDGIRIIFKKKIASFKDFKQSMQKKMKFSTLVEGQEMNAENPFKKFFAEGCNDIGYAVPLDYPAGYRSCPDLPARMLGNAEYIVDNENTDTDGCAKEMFPPPTHSEYSDYGTQSENERLFQRDAQRHVSTLLDQRLHTLKRCHSERKVSHCNITLNINKSKPNTQYQRDNQVNDLPSQDVCNNVLEDVTNKPRLSTSLPLEREKKLLSRSVRNERKKEFTELWMSHLSARKAQTENDDLSNDRASPYADMEFDPMEEEIISKIDDYQLDKDDESIFTKIKTVIIERSINKKKINSNDELNNLDKSSSYLTSTPKSCRSLQFGDMSRPSSTDTSNSLPSNNTFLTEGASLEHTEIKSPQHPSKAKLVSAITIRVNRANPSQSVPNLGRKGKRNFIAENIRNASLRKGTPRINRKWTTTANRSQSAPRLHIDDLRSQRHHAIFDARPFASEIELGVATSSTSNESSDGESVAVDLEKVLQNIVDSASNVKESEKMVELSESVTELKNVVDRCGGEMDCMFLEKMEKEIDEIFNLHNDMYNDNAEHKEKFEKKIVEDTERLKQLDLDLSGTE; encoded by the exons ATGACTGAAGTTGAGCAAATACAAACAAACGGTATTGACACTGCCGACGATGAAAACAAATCCCGACCAGCTGACATAGAAGCG GACATGCGCGAAATGGAGCGACGTAAACGTGTCGAAGAAATGCTACAATCGCGACTATTCCGTGAAGAATTAGAACGGATTGTCGATAGTCATGGCCGTGAAGGAGCATCCGGATTACTTCAACAATTGTCTGACATGGTTGGCGTACCAGCCGCACGCGTTGGTAGTGTATTCAAAAGCTCAAATTGTGTCTTGCCAATCAATGACATTCGTGGCGTTGAAGCAATGGGATACGCTAAGGGAGAGAAAATTCTACGATGCAAAATGGCAGCTACATTTCGATTGCTAGATTTATACGGTTGGACGCAGTGTTTGGGCGCTCAAGTGACAGCCCGTTTGAATGAAGATCAAGAATTGTTTTTGGTCAATCCGTCGGGCATATTGTCACATGAAGTGACAGCGTCTTCCTTAAATAAGGTTGATATGCAGGGTAATGTTGTTCAGCATGGAACAACCAACTTTGGCATCAACACTCGTC ATTACATGTTACATTCGGCTGTCCATGCAGCACGTCCTGATATTCGTTGTGCTATTTATGTCGGATGTAATTCCGTCGTTGCTGTATCTTCACTCAAAGCCGGTCTATTGCCGTTAACTCATGATGCAGCTGTTCTCGGTGAGGTTGCTTCACATCGATACACTGGCG cACTCCAAGAGCCAGAAGAACGTGAAAAACTGATTCACAGTTTGGGACCACTGTCTAAAGTACTTTTGCTTACGAATCACGGAGCTTTATGCTGCGGTGAAACCGTTGAGGAAGCATTTTATGCAGCTTATCACATCGTTCAG GCCTGTGAAACTCAACTAAAAATGCTCCCAGTTGGTTTGGACAACCTCAATTTAATTCCGGAAGAAGCACGAAAAATCATCTACGACGCATCACGAAAAGCACCAGAAGGCTATGAAACGAAAGCCAATCAAATTACTGACAATAACAAGGATAATAGTGTGCGCACGCAG TCAAACAAATGGCGTGTCGGTGGCGCTGAATTCGAAGCGCTCATGCGTATGTTGGACAATGCTGGCTTCCGAACTGGTTACATCTATCGTAATCCTCTTGTTAAATCTGAATTACCGAAACCGCGTAACGATGTGGAAGTGCCACCAGCTGTATCGTCACTGGGCTACTTGTTAGAAGAGGAAGAATTGTATCGACAGGG CATATGGAAGAAATCATTATTGGGTAAAGGTGGCGATCGTTCCAGATGGTTAAACTCACCGAACGTCTACCAGAAAGTCGAAGTACTCGAAACTGGCACCCAAGATCCAAAGAAGATCACAAAG ATCAAAGACAACCGACGTGCTGATAAAATATCAGCTGGGCCACAATCACACATTCTCGAAGGTGTTACATGGGACGAGGCAAGTCGCATCAAAGATGCCAATGTATCCGGTGCCAGTGATCATGTTGTCCTGATGGGGGCTGCATCGAAAGGTATCATTCAACGTGGCTATCAACACAACGCAACCGTCTACAAAGCACCATATGCAAAGAATCCATTTGATTCGGTGACTGATGATGAATTAAACGACTACAAAAAGACGATCGAAAGAAAACGACATGGAGACT ATACCGACACAGATTTTTCAGAATCCGAAGGATTGAGTTCGCTGCAAATTTCAGCACCAGCTAAGCTAGGAATTAGACAGACAGAACAATCTG aaCACCAAGTTCACCGAATAGAAACCAAACAAGCGCCTAAGCCCAGCCAACCCGAAGTTGTTCTTAGTGATG CCAATACCGATTTTATCAGCATGGAAAGAGTGCATTCAGGCAAGCCACCAACTGGTAGag CTTTATTAACCCGATCGGTGTCCGATCAAGAAATTGAAAGCAATTCATCCCAATACTCCCATCCATTGCACAATCGAACTGATGATCAAGAATACATTCAAGTCAATAAGATCGACTATTTCCGTTTGTTATGCAAAGCCTATCTAAATACTACGAAGAATTCACTTCAACGTTTCTGTCACAACGAAGACACTTATACGAACCTGAATGAAACAGCAAACACTGCAGACTACTTCTACGAGCTACTGCAGTCGTCCAGCAATGATTCCGAAGATTTGTATCAAGAAATTGACTCGAAATTCATTCGCGATCAAATTTATAATTACGCAAGAAGACAAACCACCAGTGAGAGTAATTATGTGCTGGACGATTTACAACAATCGAAATCGAAAAGTTGGTCGCACACCATTCAATTGCCAACACACGAAGTATTCCGCACCTCATCCCATTTCGGTTTCTTGAGTCCGAAAGACATCAGAAAACCGGTCGACTATCATCTGCCGTCGTACAAAAGTTATTACCAACCGTTGTCGCGTGAGATGTCGATTGAGGAATTATTCTCCAGTAACAAATACGTTGCCCTGTCCGAAGATGGCattcgaataattttcaagaaaaagaTCGCATCGTTCAAAGACTTCAAGCAATCCAtgcagaagaaaatgaaattttcgacGTTAGTCGAAGGTCAAGAAATGAATGCAGAAAATCCATTCAAAAAGTTCTTTGCTGAAGGATGTAATGATATCGGCTACGCCGTTCCACTAGATTATCCAGCTGGTTATCGTAGCTGTCCTGATTTACCAGCTCGTATGTTGGGTAACGCTGAGTACATAGTCGACAATGAGAACACTGATACTGATGGCTGTGCCAAAGAAATGTTCCCACCACCGACTCATTCAGAATATTCCGACTACGGAACCCAGAGTGAAAACGAGCGACTATTTCAAAGAGACGCCCAGCGTCATGTTTCAACTTTGCTCGATCAGCGATTGCACACATTGAAGCGCTGCCACTCTGAACGGAAAGTCAGTCATTGCAATATTACGCTCAATATTAATAAGAGCAAGCCAAATACTCAGTATCAACGTGACAATCAAGTTAACGATTTACCCTCGCAAGATGTATGTAACAACGTCCTGGAAGATGTAACCAATAAACCCAGACTATCGACGAGTCTACCCTTGGAACGAGAAAAGAAACTACTGTCAAGAAGCGTCCGAAATGAACGGAAGAAAGAATTCACCGAGCTGTGGATGAGTCATTTAAGCGCGCGCAAAGCACAAACTGAAAATGACGATCTAAGTAATGATCGAGCATCGCCATACGCGGACATGGAATTCGACCCGATGGAAGAGgaaattatatcgaaaattgATGATTATCAGTTGGACAAAGACGATGAGtcaatttttacgaaaatcaaaaccgTAATCATCGAACGCAGcatcaacaaaaagaaaattaattcgaaTGACGAATTGAACAATCTCGATAAGTCGTCCAGCTATTTGACTTCGACGCCCAAATCTTGTAGAAGCCTTCAATTCGGAGATATGTCACGTCCTAGTTCTACCGATACCTCAAATTCTCTACCCTCAAACAATACATTTTTAACGGAAGGTGCATCTCTTGAACACACTGAAATTAAGTCGCCACAACATCCATCAAAAGCAAAACTGGTTTCTGCGATAACGATTCGTGTAAACCGAGCCAATCCTAGCCAATCGGTACCGAATCTTGGTCGCAAAGGGAAACGGAATTTCATCgcagaaaatattcgaaacgCGTCACTACGGAAAGGAACGCCCAGAATTAACAGAAAATGGACTACAACCGCCAACCGGTCACAGTCTGCACCGAGACTTCATATCGATGATTTGCGTTCGCAACGCCACCATGCCATTTTCGATGCGCGTCCATTTGCCAGCGAAATTGAACTTGGAGTCGCTACTTCGTCCACATCAAACGAATCTAGCGACGGTGAATCGGTTGCTGTTGATTTGGAAAAAGTCCTGCAAAATATTGTCGATTCGGCATCGAATGTGAAGGAAAGCGAGAAAATGGTCGAACTGAGCGAAAG